One region of Streptomyces capillispiralis genomic DNA includes:
- a CDS encoding sirohydrochlorin chelatase, with the protein MTTPPALLIAGHGTRDDAGAEAFRDFVRELGRRHPELPVAGGFIELSPPPLGEAVTELVERGARRFAAVPLMLVSAGHAKGDIPAALAREKERHPGITYTYGRPLGPHPALLRVLERRLAEAVDPSWDPSEVTVLLVGRGSTDPDANAEVFKAARLLWEGRGYAAVETAFVSLAAPDVPSGLDRCARLGARRVVVLPYFLFTGILPDRVRQQTEEWAAAHPETGVRSADVIGPEPELLDLVWERYEEAVKGDLRMNCDSCVYRIALPGFEDKVGLPQQPHFHPDDDGHHHGHHHGHGHSHSHAH; encoded by the coding sequence GTGACCACCCCGCCCGCCCTGCTCATCGCCGGCCACGGCACCCGGGACGACGCCGGCGCGGAGGCGTTCCGCGACTTCGTGCGGGAGCTGGGCCGCCGTCACCCCGAACTGCCCGTCGCCGGCGGCTTCATCGAGCTGTCGCCGCCGCCGCTGGGCGAGGCCGTCACCGAGCTGGTGGAGCGGGGGGCGCGCCGGTTCGCGGCCGTGCCGCTGATGCTGGTGTCCGCCGGGCACGCCAAGGGCGACATCCCGGCGGCGCTGGCCCGCGAGAAGGAGCGCCACCCGGGGATCACGTACACGTACGGCCGTCCGCTGGGCCCGCACCCCGCCCTGCTGCGGGTGCTGGAGCGGCGGCTGGCCGAGGCGGTGGACCCGTCCTGGGACCCGTCCGAGGTGACCGTGCTGCTGGTGGGGCGCGGCTCGACGGACCCGGACGCCAACGCCGAGGTGTTCAAGGCGGCGCGGCTGCTGTGGGAGGGGCGCGGCTACGCGGCGGTGGAGACGGCGTTCGTGTCGCTGGCGGCGCCGGACGTGCCGAGCGGGCTCGACCGGTGCGCCCGGCTGGGCGCCCGGCGGGTGGTGGTCCTGCCGTACTTCCTGTTCACCGGGATCCTGCCGGACCGGGTGCGGCAGCAGACCGAGGAGTGGGCGGCGGCGCACCCGGAGACCGGGGTGCGGTCGGCGGACGTCATCGGTCCCGAGCCGGAACTGCTCGACCTGGTGTGGGAGCGGTACGAGGAGGCCGTCAAGGGCGACCTGCGGATGAACTGCGACTCGTGCGTGTACCGGATCGCGCTGCCGGGCTTCGAGGACAAGGTGGGCCTGCCGCAGCAGCCGCACTTCCACCCCGACGACGACGGCCACCACCACGGGCACCATCACGGGCACGGTCACAGCCACTCCCATGCGCACTGA
- a CDS encoding cobyrinate a,c-diamide synthase, translating to MVNCAVPRLVVAAPSSGSGKTTVATGLMAALAGRGLAVSPHKVGPDYIDPGYHALATGRPGRNLDAYLCGPELLAPLFLHGARGCDIAVVEGVMGLYDGAAGEGELASTAQVAKLLGAPVVLVVDASSQSRSVAALVHGFVSWDPEVRIGGVILNKVGSDRHEALLREAVDSVGVPVLGVLRRAPQAGVPSRHLGLVPVAERGSRAVEAVAAMAAQVTDGCDLEALVGLARGAGALSCAEWDADEVLASSVRDVREAPEARGGPKRVAVAGGAAFTFSYAEHSELLSAAGAEVVVFDPLRDGELPEGTGGLVIGGGFPEVYAAELSANEGLRKSVAELALSGAPVAAECAGLLYLSRELDGMPMCGVLDATARMSERLTLGYRDAVAVSDSVLAGAGTRMRGHEFHRTVVEPGAGAAPAWGVRAPERRVEGFVERGVHASYLHTHWASEPGVARRFVERCRTS from the coding sequence GTGGTGAACTGCGCCGTCCCCCGGCTGGTCGTCGCCGCGCCCTCCTCGGGCAGCGGCAAGACCACCGTCGCCACGGGGCTGATGGCCGCGCTCGCCGGGCGGGGGCTCGCCGTGTCCCCGCACAAGGTCGGGCCCGACTACATCGACCCCGGGTACCACGCGCTGGCCACCGGGCGGCCGGGGCGCAACCTCGACGCGTACCTGTGCGGCCCGGAGCTGCTCGCCCCGCTGTTCCTGCACGGGGCGCGGGGGTGTGACATCGCCGTGGTCGAAGGGGTGATGGGGCTGTACGACGGGGCCGCCGGGGAGGGTGAGCTGGCGTCCACCGCCCAGGTCGCCAAGCTGCTCGGGGCGCCGGTGGTGCTGGTCGTGGACGCCTCGTCGCAGTCGCGGTCGGTGGCGGCGCTGGTGCACGGGTTCGTGAGCTGGGACCCGGAGGTGCGGATCGGCGGCGTGATCCTGAACAAGGTCGGCTCGGACCGGCACGAGGCGTTGCTGCGGGAGGCCGTGGACTCCGTCGGGGTGCCGGTGCTGGGGGTGTTGCGGCGGGCGCCGCAGGCCGGCGTGCCGTCCCGGCACCTGGGGCTGGTTCCGGTCGCCGAGCGGGGTTCGCGGGCGGTGGAGGCGGTCGCGGCGATGGCCGCGCAGGTGACCGACGGGTGCGATCTGGAGGCGCTGGTCGGGCTGGCGCGAGGGGCCGGTGCGCTGTCCTGCGCGGAGTGGGACGCGGACGAGGTCCTGGCCTCCTCGGTTCGGGACGTACGCGAGGCCCCGGAGGCGCGGGGCGGGCCGAAGCGGGTCGCCGTCGCCGGCGGGGCGGCGTTCACCTTCTCCTACGCCGAGCACTCCGAGCTGCTGTCCGCCGCCGGGGCCGAGGTCGTCGTCTTCGATCCGCTGCGGGACGGGGAACTGCCCGAGGGGACCGGCGGGCTGGTCATCGGCGGCGGGTTCCCCGAGGTGTACGCCGCCGAGCTGTCGGCCAACGAGGGCCTGCGGAAGTCCGTCGCCGAGCTGGCCCTGAGCGGCGCTCCCGTGGCCGCCGAGTGCGCGGGGCTGCTGTACCTGAGCCGGGAGCTGGACGGCATGCCGATGTGCGGGGTGCTAGACGCCACCGCGCGGATGTCGGAGCGGCTGACCCTCGGCTACCGGGACGCGGTGGCCGTGAGCGACAGCGTGCTGGCCGGCGCGGGGACGCGGATGCGGGGGCACGAGTTCCACCGGACGGTGGTGGAGCCGGGCGCGGGGGCCGCTCCCGCGTGGGGGGTGCGGGCGCCGGAGCGGCGCGTCGAGGGATTTGTGGAGCGCGGTGTGCACGCGAGTTATCTGCACACGCACTGGGCGTCCGAGCCCGGTGTCGCCCGTCGGTTCGTGGAGAGGTGCCGGACGTCATGA
- the cobJ gene encoding precorrin-3B C(17)-methyltransferase, with amino-acid sequence MIGLISATAAGAAARDRLAAAWPDRTRVYEGPVPDAVRSAFAECERLVCFLATGAVVRLVAPLLAGKTSDPGVVCVDEGGRFAVSLLGGHGGGANDLARAVAGVLGAEPVITTATDAVGLPGLDTLGLPVEGDVAAVSRALLDGEAVALRAEVAWPLPPLPVADEGRYTIRVTDRLAGPAEREVLLRPPTLVVGVGASKGAPEEEVLALVEDALREAGLSAASLAELATVDAKAGEPGIVEAARRLGVPLVTHGAAELARVEVPNPSDAPLDAVGTPSVAEAAALLGGGELLVPKRKSRRADGRPAMATCAVVRRPGRGRLAVVGLGPGARDLLTPRAEAELRRASVLVGLDQYVDQIRDLLRPGTRVLESGLGAEEERARTAVAEAREGRAVALIGSGDAGVYAMASPALAEASDDIDVVGVPGVTAALAAGAILGAPLGHDHVSISLSDLHTPWEVIERRVRAAAEADIVVTFYNPRSRGRDWQLPKALAILAGHREPGTPVGVVRNASRADESSRLTTLAALDPATVDMMTVVTVGNTATREIAGRMVTPRGYRWQEEPR; translated from the coding sequence GTGATCGGCCTCATCTCCGCAACGGCGGCGGGAGCCGCCGCGCGGGACCGGCTGGCCGCCGCGTGGCCGGACCGGACGCGCGTGTACGAAGGCCCCGTGCCGGACGCGGTGCGGTCGGCGTTCGCCGAGTGCGAGCGGCTCGTGTGCTTCCTCGCCACGGGTGCCGTGGTGCGGCTGGTGGCGCCGCTGCTGGCCGGCAAGACCAGCGACCCGGGCGTGGTCTGCGTCGACGAGGGCGGACGGTTCGCGGTGTCGCTGCTCGGCGGGCACGGCGGCGGGGCGAACGACCTCGCCCGCGCGGTGGCCGGGGTGCTGGGCGCCGAACCGGTGATCACCACGGCGACCGACGCCGTGGGGCTGCCCGGTCTGGACACGCTGGGCCTGCCGGTGGAGGGCGACGTCGCCGCCGTGTCCCGGGCCCTGCTGGACGGCGAGGCGGTGGCGCTGCGCGCCGAGGTGGCGTGGCCGCTGCCGCCGCTGCCGGTGGCGGACGAGGGCCGGTACACGATCCGGGTGACGGACCGGCTCGCCGGGCCGGCCGAACGGGAGGTGCTGCTGCGCCCGCCGACCCTCGTCGTCGGCGTCGGCGCGTCGAAGGGCGCCCCCGAGGAGGAGGTGCTGGCGCTCGTCGAGGACGCGCTGCGGGAGGCCGGGCTGTCGGCGGCGTCGCTCGCCGAACTGGCCACCGTGGACGCCAAGGCCGGGGAGCCGGGCATCGTGGAGGCGGCCCGGCGGCTCGGCGTGCCGCTGGTGACGCACGGTGCCGCGGAGCTGGCGCGGGTGGAGGTGCCGAACCCCTCCGACGCGCCGCTCGACGCCGTCGGCACCCCGTCGGTCGCGGAGGCCGCCGCGCTGCTGGGCGGCGGTGAACTGCTGGTGCCCAAGCGGAAGTCGCGGCGCGCCGACGGGCGGCCCGCGATGGCGACCTGCGCCGTCGTGCGACGGCCGGGGCGGGGGCGGCTGGCGGTGGTCGGGCTGGGGCCCGGCGCCCGCGATCTGCTCACCCCGCGTGCCGAGGCCGAACTGCGCCGCGCCTCGGTGCTGGTGGGCCTCGACCAGTACGTCGACCAGATCCGCGACCTGCTGCGGCCCGGCACGCGCGTGCTGGAGTCGGGCCTCGGCGCGGAGGAGGAGCGGGCCCGCACGGCCGTCGCCGAGGCCCGCGAGGGCCGGGCGGTGGCGCTGATCGGCAGCGGCGACGCGGGCGTGTACGCCATGGCGTCGCCGGCGCTGGCGGAGGCGTCCGACGACATCGACGTGGTCGGTGTGCCCGGTGTGACCGCGGCGCTGGCGGCCGGGGCGATCCTGGGCGCGCCGCTGGGCCACGACCACGTCTCGATCAGCCTGTCCGACCTGCACACCCCGTGGGAGGTCATCGAGCGCCGGGTGCGGGCGGCGGCCGAGGCGGACATCGTGGTGACGTTCTACAACCCGCGCAGCCGGGGCCGGGACTGGCAGCTGCCGAAGGCGCTGGCGATCCTCGCCGGGCACCGGGAGCCCGGGACGCCGGTCGGCGTCGTGCGCAACGCGTCCCGCGCCGACGAGTCGAGCCGGCTGACCACCCTGGCCGCGCTGGATCCGGCGACGGTCGACATGATGACGGTCGTGACCGTGGGCAACACGGCGACCCGTGAGATCGCGGGGCGCATGGTCACCCCGCGTGGCTACCGCTGGCAGGAGGAGCCCCGGTGA
- the cbiE gene encoding precorrin-6y C5,15-methyltransferase (decarboxylating) subunit CbiE translates to MITVVGMGAGAPVDASAAAGAELVVGGRRHLDAVALPEGAERVVLGPLAPALDTVAKYVAEERRVVVLASGDPGFFGIVRALAERFGPERLDVRPGVPSVAAAFARVGLPWDDAVVVSAHGRDARTAVNLCRAYPKVAVLTGPGAGPAELGAALRAHARVLVVASALGSAAERVERVTPAEAAARDWGTAVSVVLCLDEERALGAVRTVAGPPSAPAGWALDEAAFAHRDSMITKFEVRALALARLGPRPGELVWDVGAGSGSVAVECARLGAAVTAVEKTPDGVERVRANAAAHGVDVHVVHGAAPAVLSGLDGDPDAVFVGGGGRELPAVVTACARRARRTVVVAVAALDRVPAAREALTGAGFTCDGVLLQSSRLAPLPGDVTRLAAANPVFLLWGVRPPAHTEGVVQ, encoded by the coding sequence GTGATCACGGTCGTCGGTATGGGGGCGGGGGCGCCGGTCGACGCCTCGGCTGCGGCCGGGGCCGAGCTGGTGGTCGGCGGACGGCGGCATCTGGACGCGGTGGCCCTGCCGGAGGGGGCCGAGCGGGTGGTGCTGGGGCCCCTGGCGCCCGCGCTCGACACCGTGGCGAAGTACGTCGCCGAGGAGCGGCGGGTGGTGGTGCTGGCCTCCGGGGACCCGGGGTTCTTCGGCATCGTCCGGGCGCTGGCCGAGCGGTTCGGGCCGGAGCGGCTGGACGTGCGGCCCGGGGTGCCGTCGGTGGCCGCCGCGTTCGCGCGGGTGGGGCTGCCCTGGGACGACGCGGTGGTGGTGAGCGCGCACGGGCGGGACGCGCGTACGGCGGTGAACCTGTGCCGGGCGTATCCGAAGGTCGCCGTGCTGACGGGGCCCGGGGCCGGTCCGGCGGAGCTCGGGGCGGCGCTGCGGGCGCACGCGCGGGTGCTGGTCGTCGCCTCCGCGCTCGGTTCCGCGGCGGAGCGGGTGGAGCGGGTGACGCCCGCCGAGGCCGCCGCCCGGGACTGGGGGACGGCGGTGAGCGTGGTGCTCTGTCTGGACGAGGAGCGGGCGCTCGGGGCGGTGCGCACGGTCGCGGGCCCGCCGTCCGCGCCCGCCGGGTGGGCGCTGGACGAGGCCGCGTTCGCCCACCGCGACTCGATGATCACCAAGTTCGAGGTGCGGGCGCTGGCGCTGGCGCGCCTCGGGCCGCGTCCGGGCGAGCTGGTGTGGGACGTCGGCGCGGGCTCGGGGTCCGTGGCCGTGGAGTGCGCGCGGCTCGGCGCCGCCGTCACCGCCGTGGAGAAGACCCCGGACGGTGTGGAGCGCGTCCGGGCGAACGCCGCGGCGCACGGCGTCGACGTGCACGTGGTGCACGGGGCGGCGCCGGCCGTGCTGTCCGGCCTGGACGGCGACCCCGACGCCGTGTTCGTCGGCGGCGGCGGGCGGGAGCTGCCCGCCGTCGTCACGGCGTGCGCGCGGCGGGCCCGGCGGACGGTGGTGGTCGCCGTGGCCGCCCTGGACCGGGTGCCGGCCGCGCGCGAGGCGCTGACCGGCGCCGGGTTCACCTGCGACGGGGTGCTGTTGCAGTCGTCGCGTCTGGCGCCGCTGCCCGGGGACGTGACCCGGCTGGCGGCGGCCAATCCCGTTTTCCTGCTGTGGGGCGTCAGGCCTCCGGCGCACACCGAAGGAGTTGTCCAGTGA
- the cobM gene encoding precorrin-4 C(11)-methyltransferase, producing MADAPTGKVTFVGAGPGAADLLTFRAARAIAEADVVIWAASLVQAEVLDHAREGAEILDSATMSLEDVVAVYARARAERLKVARIHSGDPALWGGTQEQVDRCAELGIATEIVPGVSSFSAVAALAQRELTIPEVAQSVVLTRLGGGKTPMPPGEEVREFARHGTTMAIFLSAARSGQLVRELLEGGYPTATPVVVAYQATWPEELVVRCTIGTLEETVKEHKLWKHTLFLVGPALDAHGTRSHLYHPGHFHGFRKADPEARRALRSRGAST from the coding sequence ATGGCCGATGCCCCCACCGGCAAGGTGACCTTCGTCGGTGCCGGCCCCGGCGCCGCCGATCTGCTGACGTTCCGTGCCGCGCGTGCCATCGCCGAGGCCGATGTCGTGATCTGGGCCGCCAGCCTGGTCCAGGCGGAGGTCCTCGACCACGCGCGGGAGGGCGCGGAGATCCTCGACTCGGCGACGATGTCGCTGGAGGACGTCGTGGCCGTCTACGCGCGGGCCCGTGCGGAGAGGCTGAAGGTCGCGCGGATCCACTCCGGCGACCCGGCGCTGTGGGGCGGCACGCAGGAGCAGGTCGACCGGTGCGCGGAACTCGGCATCGCGACCGAGATCGTGCCCGGGGTGTCGTCGTTCTCGGCCGTCGCGGCGCTCGCGCAGCGCGAGCTGACCATTCCGGAGGTGGCGCAGTCCGTCGTGCTGACCCGGCTGGGCGGCGGCAAGACGCCGATGCCGCCCGGTGAGGAGGTCCGCGAGTTCGCGCGGCACGGCACCACCATGGCGATCTTCCTGTCGGCCGCCCGCAGCGGGCAGCTGGTGCGGGAGCTGCTGGAGGGCGGCTACCCCACGGCCACCCCGGTCGTCGTCGCGTACCAGGCGACCTGGCCGGAGGAGCTGGTCGTGAGGTGCACGATCGGCACGCTGGAGGAGACGGTCAAGGAGCACAAGCTGTGGAAGCACACGCTGTTCCTGGTCGGTCCGGCCCTCGACGCGCACGGCACCCGCTCGCACCTGTACCACCCCGGTCACTTCCACGGCTTCCGCAAGGCGGACCCCGAGGCGCGCAGGGCGTTGCGTTCGCGGGGTGCGAGCACGTGA
- a CDS encoding precorrin-8X methylmutase gives MNRVVHPIEQESFRRLRARLDTSHFPPLTRAVVERVIHSSADLGYAGELVMDEGELVTAHAALHAGAPVVVDVEMVAAGITRRETVCRLRDAKAGPDLTRSAHAMRLAYEEVGPGALWVIGCAPTALEELLTLDASPALVIGLPVGFVGAAESKAALRESGLPAVSNVSEKGGSAVAAAALNALLYHPISSEENL, from the coding sequence GTGAACCGCGTGGTGCACCCCATCGAGCAGGAGTCCTTCCGGCGGCTGCGCGCCCGCCTGGACACCTCGCACTTCCCGCCGCTGACCCGGGCGGTCGTCGAACGCGTCATCCACTCCTCCGCCGACCTCGGCTACGCCGGTGAACTCGTCATGGACGAGGGCGAGCTGGTGACGGCGCACGCCGCGCTGCACGCCGGGGCGCCGGTCGTGGTGGACGTGGAGATGGTCGCGGCGGGCATCACCCGCCGGGAGACCGTGTGCCGGCTGAGGGACGCGAAGGCGGGGCCGGACCTGACGCGTTCGGCGCACGCGATGCGGCTGGCCTACGAGGAGGTCGGGCCCGGTGCCCTGTGGGTGATCGGCTGTGCGCCGACCGCCCTGGAGGAGCTGCTGACCCTCGACGCCTCCCCCGCCCTCGTCATCGGTCTGCCCGTCGGTTTCGTCGGGGCGGCCGAGTCCAAGGCCGCGCTGCGCGAGAGCGGGCTGCCGGCCGTGAGCAACGTGTCCGAGAAGGGCGGGTCGGCGGTGGCCGCCGCCGCGCTCAACGCCCTGCTGTACCACCCGATTTCCTCCGAGGAGAACCTGTGA
- the cobO gene encoding cob(I)yrinic acid a,c-diamide adenosyltransferase: MPQGQPSVVPDDGLTTRQRRNRPLVVVHTGVGKGKSTAAFGLALRAWNQGWPIGVFQFVKSAKWKVGEENALRVLGASGEGGTVDWHKMGEGWSWVQRGLQGDNSTNEEKAREGWEQVKRDLAAETYRLYVLDEFAYPMHWGWVDTDEVVSVLRDRPGTQHVVITGRTAPEQLVEFADLVTDMSKVKHPMDAGQKGQRGIEW; encoded by the coding sequence GTGCCGCAGGGACAGCCGAGTGTCGTACCGGACGACGGTCTGACGACCCGTCAGCGGCGGAATCGTCCGCTGGTCGTGGTGCACACGGGCGTGGGCAAGGGGAAGTCGACGGCCGCGTTCGGGCTGGCGCTTCGGGCGTGGAACCAGGGGTGGCCGATCGGGGTGTTCCAGTTCGTCAAGTCGGCGAAGTGGAAGGTCGGCGAGGAGAACGCGCTGCGGGTGCTCGGCGCCTCCGGCGAGGGCGGCACCGTCGACTGGCACAAGATGGGCGAGGGCTGGTCCTGGGTCCAGCGCGGCCTCCAGGGTGACAACTCGACGAACGAGGAGAAGGCGCGCGAGGGCTGGGAGCAGGTCAAGCGCGACCTGGCCGCCGAGACGTACCGGCTGTACGTGCTGGACGAGTTCGCCTACCCGATGCACTGGGGGTGGGTGGACACCGACGAGGTGGTGTCCGTGCTGCGGGACCGGCCGGGCACCCAGCACGTGGTGATCACCGGGCGGACCGCGCCGGAGCAGCTGGTGGAGTTCGCGGACCTGGTGACCGACATGTCCAAGGTGAAGCACCCCATGGACGCCGGGCAGAAGGGCCAGAGGGGCATCGAGTGGTGA
- a CDS encoding putative cobaltochelatase, with protein MTTPFPFTAVVGQDDLRLALLLNAVSPAVGGVLVRGEKGTAKSTAVRALSALLPEVAVVSGCRFSCDPSAPDPACPDGPHETGGGAARPARMVELPVGASEDRLVGALDIERALSEGVKAFEPGLLADAHRGILYVDEVNLLHDHLVDLLLDAAAMGASYVEREGVSVRHAARFLLVGTMNPEEGELRPQLLDRFGLTVEVAASREPDQRVEVVRRRLAYDDDPAGFAARWAGEEAAVRARIVAARALLPSVRLGDGALRQIAATCAAFEVDGMRADIVMARTATALAAWAGRTEVLAEDVRQAALLALPHRRRRNPFDAPGLDEDKLDETLEEFGGDDDPDTDPEGPDGPDGGGGQPPAEGPDSDGDAGTPAEAEESGPSQPAGAGSGERSPVGAAEPFRTKVLSVPGIGEGAAGRRSRARTEHGRTTGARRPNGALTKLHLAATVQAAAPHQRARGRSGPGLVVRRDDLRQATREGREANLVLFVVDASGSMAARQRMGAVKGAVLSLLLDAYQRRDKVGLVTFRGSGAEVALPPTSSVDAAAVRLESLPTGGRTPLAAGLLKAHSVLRVERLRDPARRPLLVVVTDGRATGGPEPVALAGRAAGLFAAEGVASVVVDCESGPVRLGLAGRLAGGLGGTAVTLDELRADSIAGLVRDVQGTSRRAA; from the coding sequence GTGACCACCCCCTTTCCGTTCACGGCCGTCGTCGGACAGGACGACCTGCGGCTCGCGCTGCTGCTGAACGCGGTCTCCCCGGCGGTCGGCGGTGTGCTGGTGCGCGGTGAGAAGGGCACGGCGAAGTCGACGGCGGTGCGGGCGCTTTCGGCGCTGCTGCCGGAGGTCGCCGTGGTGTCCGGCTGCCGGTTCTCCTGCGACCCCTCGGCCCCGGACCCGGCCTGCCCGGACGGGCCGCACGAGACCGGTGGCGGTGCCGCACGGCCCGCCCGCATGGTCGAGCTGCCCGTCGGCGCCTCCGAGGACCGGCTGGTCGGCGCCCTCGACATCGAGCGGGCGCTGTCCGAGGGCGTGAAGGCCTTCGAGCCGGGCCTGCTCGCCGACGCGCACCGGGGCATCCTCTACGTCGACGAGGTCAACCTGCTCCACGACCACCTGGTCGACCTGCTGCTGGACGCGGCCGCGATGGGCGCCTCGTACGTCGAGCGCGAGGGCGTCTCCGTGCGGCACGCGGCGCGTTTCCTGCTCGTCGGCACCATGAACCCGGAGGAGGGCGAGCTGCGGCCGCAGCTGCTCGACCGGTTCGGGCTGACCGTCGAGGTGGCGGCCTCGCGGGAGCCCGACCAGCGGGTGGAGGTCGTGCGGCGCCGGCTGGCGTACGACGACGACCCGGCCGGCTTCGCCGCGCGGTGGGCCGGCGAGGAGGCCGCCGTACGGGCGCGGATCGTGGCGGCGCGGGCGCTGCTGCCGTCGGTGCGGCTCGGGGACGGGGCGCTGCGGCAGATCGCGGCGACCTGCGCGGCGTTCGAGGTGGACGGCATGCGGGCCGACATCGTGATGGCGCGCACGGCGACCGCGCTGGCCGCCTGGGCGGGGCGGACGGAGGTGCTCGCCGAGGACGTGCGGCAGGCGGCGCTGCTGGCGCTGCCGCACCGGCGCAGGCGCAACCCCTTCGACGCTCCCGGTCTGGACGAGGACAAGCTCGACGAGACGCTGGAGGAGTTCGGGGGCGACGACGACCCCGACACCGATCCGGAGGGGCCGGACGGGCCCGACGGGGGTGGCGGACAGCCGCCCGCGGAGGGGCCGGACAGTGACGGGGACGCGGGGACGCCGGCCGAGGCCGAGGAGTCCGGTCCTTCGCAGCCGGCCGGGGCCGGTTCCGGTGAGCGGTCCCCCGTGGGTGCCGCCGAGCCGTTCCGCACGAAGGTGCTGAGCGTCCCCGGGATCGGTGAGGGGGCCGCCGGGCGGCGGTCCCGGGCGCGGACCGAGCACGGGCGGACGACCGGGGCGCGGCGCCCGAACGGCGCGCTGACCAAGCTGCACCTGGCCGCCACCGTCCAGGCCGCGGCACCGCACCAGCGGGCGCGGGGCCGCAGCGGCCCGGGCCTGGTGGTGCGCCGGGACGACCTGCGGCAGGCGACGCGGGAGGGGCGCGAGGCGAACCTCGTGCTGTTCGTGGTGGACGCCTCCGGGTCGATGGCGGCGCGGCAGCGGATGGGCGCGGTGAAGGGTGCCGTGCTGTCGTTGCTGCTGGACGCCTACCAGCGGCGGGACAAGGTGGGTCTGGTGACGTTCCGCGGGTCGGGGGCCGAGGTGGCGCTGCCGCCGACGTCGTCGGTGGACGCGGCGGCGGTCCGGCTGGAGTCGCTGCCGACCGGTGGGCGCACCCCGCTGGCGGCCGGGCTGCTCAAGGCGCACAGCGTGCTGCGGGTGGAGCGGCTGCGGGATCCCGCGCGCCGTCCGCTCCTGGTCGTGGTGACGGACGGACGGGCGACCGGTGGGCCGGAGCCGGTGGCGCTGGCCGGGCGCGCGGCGGGGCTGTTCGCGGCCGAGGGGGTCGCCTCGGTGGTCGTGGACTGCGAGTCGGGGCCGGTGCGGCTGGGGCTCGCCGGGCGGCTGGCCGGTGGGCTGGGCGGCACCGCGGTGACGCTGGACGAGCTGCGGGCGGACTCGATCGCCGGGCTGGTCAGGGATGTGCAGGGAACGTCGAGGAGGGCCGCGTAG
- the cobI gene encoding precorrin-2 C(20)-methyltransferase: MSSRLVGVGVGPGDPELVTVKGVNALRAAEVVVVPVMDTGERGRAEATVLHYVPAEKVVRVVFALNERTDRARREAAWDAAGERVAALLRDTGSVAFATIGDPNVYSTFTYLAQTVAESVPGTVVETVPGITAMQDLAARSGAVLTEGTEPLTLVPVTAGAAVLKDALAGPGTVVAYKFGRQAGEVAEALRETGRLDDAVWGSALGLPEEAVRPAAELDGAPLPYLSTLIAPPRRDGGRGGKL; encoded by the coding sequence ATGAGCAGCAGGCTGGTCGGGGTCGGGGTCGGTCCCGGGGACCCGGAGCTGGTGACCGTGAAGGGCGTGAACGCCCTGCGGGCGGCCGAGGTCGTCGTCGTACCGGTGATGGACACCGGGGAGCGGGGGCGGGCCGAGGCGACCGTGCTGCACTACGTGCCCGCCGAGAAGGTCGTCCGGGTGGTGTTCGCGCTGAACGAGCGCACCGACCGGGCGCGCCGCGAGGCCGCCTGGGACGCCGCCGGTGAGCGGGTCGCCGCGCTGCTGCGGGATACCGGGTCCGTCGCGTTCGCGACGATCGGCGACCCCAACGTGTACTCGACGTTCACCTATCTCGCCCAGACGGTCGCGGAGTCGGTGCCGGGGACGGTCGTGGAGACCGTGCCGGGAATCACCGCGATGCAGGACCTGGCGGCGCGTTCGGGGGCGGTGCTCACCGAGGGGACCGAGCCGCTGACGCTGGTGCCGGTGACCGCAGGGGCCGCCGTGCTCAAGGACGCGCTCGCCGGTCCGGGGACCGTCGTGGCGTACAAGTTCGGGCGGCAGGCGGGCGAGGTGGCCGAGGCGCTGCGGGAGACCGGGCGGCTCGACGACGCCGTGTGGGGGTCGGCGCTCGGGCTGCCGGAGGAGGCGGTCCGGCCGGCGGCGGAGCTGGACGGGGCGCCGCTGCCGTATCTCTCGACGCTGATCGCGCCGCCGCGGCGCGACGGCGGGCGCGGCGGCAAGCTCTGA